A section of the Sporolituus thermophilus DSM 23256 genome encodes:
- a CDS encoding FmdB family zinc ribbon protein: MPIYEFQCNACGVRFDQLCRVNWEGAVRCPSCQSSDVRKLLSQFVSGGRSGGGCTGCSGKSCSTCK; encoded by the coding sequence ATGCCTATTTATGAATTCCAGTGCAATGCCTGCGGCGTCCGTTTTGACCAATTATGCCGGGTAAACTGGGAAGGCGCCGTGCGCTGCCCATCTTGCCAGAGCAGTGATGTTCGGAAACTTCTTTCACAATTTGTAAGTGGTGGACGAAGCGGTGGAGGATGCACCGGCTGCTCGGGAAAATCTTGCAGCACCTGTAAATAG